The following proteins are encoded in a genomic region of Candidatus Methylomirabilota bacterium:
- a CDS encoding prolipoprotein diacylglyceryl transferase, with translation EEVTQAEAFAEAVKPMWFREIAPGGVVTEEAEIEEVPELEAVAPGEAEAEEVKEEVKEEAEVPEKVEGELVGLDQVEKTDEVEDET, from the coding sequence GAGGAAGTGACCCAGGCGGAAGCCTTTGCCGAGGCGGTGAAACCGATGTGGTTCCGGGAGATCGCCCCTGGGGGGGTCGTGACTGAAGAGGCGGAAATAGAGGAGGTGCCGGAGCTCGAGGCTGTGGCCCCTGGCGAGGCGGAAGCCGAGGAAGTAAAGGAGGAAGTAAAGGAAGAAGCAGAGGTCCCGGAGAAGGTAGAAGGGGAACTGGTGGGTCTCGACCAGGTGGAGAAGACGGACGAGGTCGAGGACGAGACATAG
- a CDS encoding metalloregulator ArsR/SmtB family transcription factor, producing the protein MSPLGDVLPRQEIHQLQLTAKFFRGLGDPTRLKILDLLLERERHVTELVDFLQVPQGRVSSHLACLSWCGYVTTTRQGRNRYYRVADNAEHIWACTRIEKKR; encoded by the coding sequence ATGAGTCCACTTGGTGATGTGCTGCCCCGACAGGAGATCCATCAGCTCCAACTGACCGCAAAGTTCTTCCGGGGGCTTGGTGACCCTACCCGCCTCAAGATCCTGGACCTGTTGCTGGAGCGGGAGCGGCACGTAACGGAGCTAGTCGATTTCTTGCAGGTTCCCCAGGGACGCGTCTCTAGTCATCTGGCCTGTTTGAGCTGGTGCGGGTACGTGACCACCACGCGGCAGGGTCGCAATCGGTACTACCGCGTGGCGGACAACGCGGAGCATATCTGGGCCTGCACCCGAATCGAAAAAAAACGGTAG
- a CDS encoding alkylmercury lyase family protein translates to MRRHVLRGFASGTTPATVTLAKQCGLSSVQVREILLRLMAMDLLSLDSTGETVLVAYPFSSVPTPHRVRLTSREVFALCAVDALGIPAMLAETAGISSRCALCESKVEVQAHPDNLSQYHPSEIVVWFPESEDDCCPVAQSRCPNISFFCIHEHLQAWRQANGHPHGVVLSLVEAFEVGQEIFGSLLSEPASPTG, encoded by the coding sequence GTGCGGCGCCATGTCCTACGGGGTTTTGCTTCGGGAACAACCCCAGCGACCGTGACCCTTGCGAAGCAATGTGGACTTTCTTCTGTCCAAGTTCGGGAGATCCTTTTGCGGCTGATGGCCATGGACCTGCTCTCCCTCGATTCCACAGGAGAAACAGTTTTGGTTGCGTACCCCTTCTCTTCTGTTCCCACTCCGCACCGGGTCCGCCTCACGAGTCGGGAGGTTTTTGCCTTGTGTGCTGTGGACGCCCTTGGGATACCGGCCATGCTGGCAGAGACAGCGGGAATCTCGTCTCGCTGTGCCCTCTGCGAGTCTAAGGTGGAGGTTCAGGCGCATCCCGATAACTTGAGTCAATATCACCCTTCCGAAATCGTTGTGTGGTTTCCTGAATCCGAAGATGACTGTTGTCCCGTGGCCCAATCTCGTTGTCCGAACATCAGTTTCTTCTGCATCCATGAGCACCTCCAAGCCTGGCGGCAGGCCAACGGCCACCCCCATGGTGTCGTACTTTCTTTGGTCGAGGCGTTTGAAGTTGGCCAGGAAATTTTTGGCTCGCTCCTCTCCGAGCCAGCATCACCGACGGGATGA
- a CDS encoding glutaredoxin family protein, translating into MAKEVIVYTQPGUGACDQEKEFLSHKGVQFVEKNIREDQQALEELLKLGFRATPVTVVDGEVVVGFDRGRIERLLGIS; encoded by the coding sequence ATGGCGAAAGAGGTAATCGTCTATACCCAGCCCGGCTGAGGTGCCTGCGACCAAGAGAAAGAGTTTCTTTCTCACAAGGGTGTGCAATTCGTCGAGAAGAATATCCGGGAAGATCAGCAGGCGCTGGAGGAACTGCTGAAGTTAGGGTTCCGGGCAACCCCAGTCACCGTTGTTGACGGTGAGGTTGTCGTCGGCTTTGATCGAGGGAGGATCGAGCGCCTGCTCGGGATCAGCTAA
- a CDS encoding YHS domain-containing protein: protein MKTLICPTCGCSLVRLGISKEEAVAYSYKGEEYLFCCEGCVEKFTTNPQEYLQKIDDLVVCPVCLAEKPLERVVTLKIAGQEVHFCGCPRCVEKFTKEPEYHIKRLAGMVE, encoded by the coding sequence ATGAAAACACTTATTTGCCCGACATGTGGCTGCTCCCTTGTCAGGTTGGGTATCAGCAAGGAGGAGGCTGTCGCTTACTCTTATAAGGGGGAAGAGTACCTATTCTGTTGCGAGGGGTGCGTCGAAAAATTCACTACTAATCCCCAGGAATACCTCCAGAAAATAGATGATTTGGTTGTATGCCCGGTTTGCTTGGCTGAAAAACCGCTGGAGCGGGTTGTCACGTTGAAGATTGCCGGGCAGGAAGTTCACTTTTGCGGTTGTCCGCGTTGTGTGGAGAAGTTCACTAAAGAGCCTGAGTATCACATAAAACGTTTAGCAGGCATGGTAGAGTAA
- the merF gene encoding mercury resistance system transport protein MerF, which yields MEKDRWLKAGLWGTVVTAICCFTPILVWTLGILGLATLTGYLDYVLFPLLGIVIVITIYAAVTRRRTESPRRQKSS from the coding sequence ATGGAAAAGGACCGCTGGCTTAAAGCTGGGCTCTGGGGGACGGTAGTCACGGCAATCTGTTGTTTCACCCCGATCCTTGTCTGGACTTTAGGCATCCTGGGATTGGCGACTCTCACCGGTTATTTGGATTATGTCCTCTTCCCCCTCCTAGGAATTGTCATCGTCATCACAATCTATGCCGCTGTCACAAGGCGACGGACCGAATCTCCCCGCCGCCAAAAAAGCTCTTGA
- a CDS encoding permease, with protein sequence MTHFLEQAWFFSVQLFKFMTLFYTVWVPGFFVAALLTLRYRRSTWEVLLESPTSTKRGIWRAIQAGVLGSVDRETSRCAAWELLKQGHSPAKAFAYLISSRNMTIHFWAILALSLGAEFATGQVLGALVMIGIVALGLNWLRPKVLTAPLMGEADATAPILHLTTFPSWRALLFSFKGWWAMLRFIGQEVRRFAPTLAAGIVLGGIIFAAGLEHWWFPFADIMGPRTLASDLINALVSPAVSAAMLLSPVGNLPVVHAFFKADGLSYAGIITFCLASAIHPRDVRVYFKTFGQKQSLILVSLLYGAAVLGGLGSTWIYAMFGFRPDLPPVKLISKLFSALGF encoded by the coding sequence ATGACCCACTTCCTGGAGCAAGCGTGGTTTTTCTCGGTCCAGTTATTCAAGTTCATGACCCTCTTCTATACGGTGTGGGTTCCCGGGTTTTTCGTGGCCGCTCTCTTGACCCTACGGTACCGACGTTCCACCTGGGAGGTACTTCTGGAGAGTCCTACAAGTACGAAGCGAGGGATTTGGCGGGCGATTCAGGCAGGCGTCCTGGGGAGCGTCGATCGCGAGACCAGCCGGTGTGCCGCGTGGGAACTCCTCAAACAAGGCCACTCCCCGGCTAAGGCTTTTGCCTATCTAATTTCCAGCCGAAACATGACAATCCATTTCTGGGCCATCCTTGCGCTATCGTTAGGAGCAGAATTTGCCACAGGGCAGGTCCTCGGCGCCCTTGTAATGATCGGCATTGTAGCCCTAGGTCTCAACTGGCTTCGACCGAAGGTCCTCACCGCTCCGCTTATGGGAGAGGCGGATGCCACTGCACCCATCCTTCATCTAACCACCTTCCCCTCTTGGCGTGCCCTTCTGTTTTCCTTTAAGGGATGGTGGGCCATGCTGAGGTTTATCGGACAAGAAGTTCGGCGATTCGCACCGACGCTTGCCGCAGGAATCGTGCTAGGAGGAATCATCTTCGCCGCAGGCTTAGAGCACTGGTGGTTCCCTTTCGCGGACATCATGGGTCCTAGAACCCTCGCTTCAGACCTAATCAACGCCCTGGTGAGCCCAGCTGTTTCTGCAGCGATGCTCCTATCGCCCGTAGGGAACCTTCCGGTGGTCCATGCCTTCTTCAAGGCCGATGGGTTATCCTATGCGGGAATCATCACCTTCTGCCTGGCTAGTGCTATCCACCCGCGGGACGTCAGAGTTTACTTCAAGACGTTTGGTCAAAAGCAAAGCCTGATCCTGGTTAGCCTCTTATACGGTGCCGCAGTCCTAGGAGGGCTGGGCTCTACCTGGATCTATGCCATGTTCGGTTTTCGCCCCGACCTACCCCCGGTCAAACTTATAAGCAAGCTGTTTTCCGCACTCGGTTTCTGA
- a CDS encoding mechanosensitive ion channel family protein: MNWPIVQELLAKELFGNPLQNYAVACGVFFIVIVGLPILKSIVVKQLQALAKRTASDFDDLLVGLLNTVLRGDVYFFTALYLGTLSIELPGNLERIFRALFVIIVVYKAALILQGIAMYGLKKWTERTEKEDPTSAAMIKNATLIVRLGLWVAVVLFILDNLGVNITAFVAGLGITGVAVALAAQAVLGDLFSSFAIFTDRPFAVGDFIIVGDLLGTVEHVGFKTTRLRSLFGEQLVFSNSDLTNSRIKNYKRMRERRLEFKFGVVYQTTAEQAMAIPQIVEQIIKEHKMARFDRAHFQCFGDFSLVFVVVYYVLSPDYNLYMDVQQYFNLRIMEEFRRNKIEFAYPTQQLYVTNAGDRPRLPLTE, translated from the coding sequence ATGAACTGGCCGATCGTGCAAGAACTGCTTGCGAAGGAATTGTTTGGGAACCCGCTTCAGAACTACGCGGTGGCCTGTGGGGTCTTCTTTATCGTCATTGTAGGACTGCCGATTCTCAAGTCCATCGTGGTCAAGCAGCTCCAGGCCCTGGCGAAGAGAACAGCCAGCGATTTTGACGATCTCCTCGTGGGGCTACTCAATACGGTGCTGAGAGGCGACGTGTACTTTTTCACCGCACTCTATCTCGGCACGTTGTCGATCGAGCTTCCAGGAAACCTAGAGCGAATCTTCCGCGCGCTCTTTGTCATCATCGTGGTGTATAAAGCCGCCCTAATCCTCCAAGGGATCGCGATGTATGGCCTGAAAAAATGGACAGAGCGAACAGAGAAGGAGGACCCGACCAGCGCTGCGATGATCAAGAACGCGACGTTGATCGTCCGCCTGGGACTCTGGGTCGCGGTCGTGCTCTTTATCTTAGACAACCTCGGCGTCAATATCACGGCGTTTGTGGCGGGTCTTGGTATCACCGGGGTCGCCGTCGCCCTGGCAGCACAAGCGGTGCTAGGTGACCTGTTCAGTTCATTTGCCATCTTTACGGATCGGCCCTTTGCGGTGGGTGATTTCATTATTGTTGGCGACCTCCTGGGCACGGTTGAGCATGTCGGCTTCAAAACGACCCGCCTCCGCAGCCTCTTTGGCGAGCAACTGGTCTTCTCCAACAGCGACCTCACGAACAGCCGCATTAAGAACTACAAGCGCATGCGGGAACGACGCTTGGAGTTCAAGTTTGGCGTCGTCTATCAGACGACCGCCGAACAAGCGATGGCGATCCCGCAAATAGTCGAGCAGATTATCAAGGAGCACAAGATGGCGCGTTTTGACCGGGCCCATTTCCAATGTTTTGGAGATTTCTCGCTAGTATTTGTAGTCGTCTACTATGTGTTGAGCCCGGACTATAATCTGTACATGGATGTGCAGCAGTACTTCAATCTGCGGATCATGGAGGAGTTCAGGCGAAACAAGATTGAATTTGCCTATCCCACGCAACAGCTCTACGTCACCAATGCCGGGGACCGTCCCAGGCTGCCCCTGACTGAATAG